From Papilio machaon chromosome 2, ilPapMach1.1, whole genome shotgun sequence, the proteins below share one genomic window:
- the LOC106716060 gene encoding uncharacterized protein LOC106716060, with the protein MSQASCNQYASESKKAVELFRSWLQTHEEAQIMVGSVLIVFGLWWLARTLFTLVVNLLCPLLFVLLAVICVPQLRVSLLGQNYPIVANLLRSILLKMADSLSTAA; encoded by the exons ATGTCTCAAGCCTCCTGTAATCAATACGCCAGTGAATCTAAAAAAGCTGTCGAATTATTTAGATCCTGGCTGCAAACACATGAAGAAGCTCAG ATAATGGTGGGCAGCGTTCTGATCGTGTTTGGTCTGTGGTGGCTGGCGCGCACGCTGTTCACTCTGGTCGTCAACCTACTCTGTCCACTCCTGTTTGTCCTCCTTGCTGTT ATTTGCGTGCCTCAGCTTCGAGTATCTCTCTTGGGTCAAAATTATCCAATAGTTGCAAATTTGTTGAGAAGTATTTTGCTCAAAATGGCTGATAGTCTCAGTACCGCTGCCTAA